In Sporomusaceae bacterium FL31, the following proteins share a genomic window:
- the cysA gene encoding sulfate/thiosulfate import ATP-binding protein CysA has protein sequence MSIDIVGVNKQFGAFAALKDINLTVPTGELVALLGPSGSGKTTLLRIIAGLETADQGSILFSGKDTSNYDVQQRQVGFVFQHYALFRHMTVFENVAFGLNVRPRKLRPSAKEIEEKVHKLLNLVRLEGFAGRYPSQLSGGQRQRVALARALAVEPQVLLLDEPFGALDAKVRKELRRWLRQLHDELHITSVFVTHDQEEALDVADRIVILNQGQIEQMGTPEEVYEQPKNAFVYNFLGNVNLFRGRIQQGRVRIGSMEIDAPEYANTEDTNSIISYVRPYNLEIERSGDGQEYFRAKIIHIRAVGPTAFLELKREDTGELVEAELVKERYRELNLKIGETVFVKPKDLKIFMEDYCI, from the coding sequence GATATAGTTGGGGTTAATAAACAATTTGGAGCATTTGCTGCCTTGAAGGATATTAATCTAACGGTGCCGACTGGAGAATTGGTAGCACTCTTAGGTCCTTCAGGGTCGGGAAAAACAACCTTATTACGGATTATTGCCGGATTGGAAACAGCCGATCAAGGGTCAATCTTATTTAGCGGTAAAGATACATCGAATTACGATGTTCAACAACGTCAGGTCGGTTTTGTATTTCAGCACTATGCCTTATTTCGGCATATGACCGTATTTGAAAACGTTGCTTTTGGCTTAAATGTACGGCCTCGCAAATTACGGCCATCGGCCAAGGAAATCGAGGAAAAAGTGCATAAATTGCTGAATTTGGTTCGCTTGGAGGGGTTTGCCGGCCGCTACCCATCACAGTTATCTGGTGGTCAGCGCCAAAGAGTGGCATTAGCCAGGGCTTTAGCCGTAGAACCGCAGGTTCTGCTGCTTGATGAGCCATTTGGTGCTCTTGATGCCAAAGTGCGTAAAGAATTACGCCGCTGGCTGCGGCAGCTTCACGATGAGCTGCATATTACCAGTGTCTTTGTGACTCATGACCAGGAAGAAGCTCTCGATGTGGCTGACCGGATTGTTATTCTTAACCAAGGTCAGATTGAACAGATGGGAACGCCGGAAGAGGTATATGAACAACCTAAGAATGCATTTGTTTACAATTTTTTAGGCAATGTTAATTTATTTCGTGGCCGGATTCAGCAAGGCCGAGTACGGATTGGATCAATGGAAATTGATGCTCCCGAATATGCCAATACTGAAGATACTAATTCGATTATCAGCTATGTTCGCCCTTATAATCTTGAAATTGAACGTTCTGGTGACGGTCAGGAATATTTTCGAGCCAAAATTATTCATATCCGTGCTGTTGGACCAACGGCTTTCCTTGAACTAAAGCGGGAAGATACCGGTGAATTGGTTGAAGCAGAATTAGTTAAAGAGCGGTATCGCGAACTGAATTTGAAAATTGGCGAAACAGTTTTTGTTAAACCCAAGGATCTTAAAATTTTTATGGAAGATTATTGCATTTAA